The genomic DNA TCCGGTACCGACCACTGGTAAACACCACTGCCAACGTCATAGCTTTTTCCGGATGCACTGAATCGGGCTTTCAGCACCTTATCGTTCCGTAAGACAAAGCCCTCTTTTAGCCTGCCGTATGGCGATGCCAGGGCGTAGTCTTCCTTACCGTATTTAATCCATCCTTCCGCAATAATACTGATTTTTTGCCCGGCTTTTAGTTTAAGTCCGGTATTAATGCCCGTGTCAGCAGTTGCGTCGATATTGCCCGACCATGCAGGTGAAACAGTCATATAATTCTCCGTAATCGTGACAGCGTCCAGCTTGTCAGTGGTATGAGGTAATAAATAGTCTACAGATAATGATTTTTGTTACTCAGGGGTATGGCATTCACAATTAGAATATAAACAGATACGCCACTCAGCAAATAATATTCTGGAAATGATGCTGATGATTTCCGTTCGTCTCCCGTCTGCTGCAGTTCTGCGAATTAAACATTAGGATTAATCTCATGCTGTGTTTTGTTAATCCAGAGCGGTAATGTGTGTGAGTGAGAGGTATATGTTGAAACCAAAAGAGTAATACACAGGGTAACTAAGTGGATACTTGTTAACCCATTCCTTTTCCGTCGGGGAGGCGAGAAATTAAGTGGAGAGGTAGAGGTTTTTTATTGGACGGATATCACGACAGGCGGTGCTGTAATGCGCCCTCTCACTGCTTTGCGTACCTATTATTACCGCCATTCGGGTATGGTAATTAATTTACTAAAGGTATAATTACAGTCATGATTTAAAGTGCGATTACTCCTATAGTTAACATTAAGATCAATTATAAATCAGTGAGTTAGTGGTTGGTTGTGTTGGTGGATTTATATAAATCGCAGCGTAAAAAAAGAAATCGCATTATTCTTTCGACATAAGTCTGGAAAAGGTAAATATATTCATATGCATCCATGATGAAACGTTATGAATACTAAATGTGATGTCTGTCACATGCCGGGGAGTTTTGTCTTTGATTGATGCAAAGCACGCATCAAATGTAATGTTAATGAAATTTGATAAAGGAGAATAGCATGACGGCTAAGCCAGATTGGTCCGGAGAAGTTCCTGCAAATATTCCTGCCGGTATTAATACAGGCCTGCAACTGAATGCCGGTGATGAGATAACGATAATGGCCTCTGGCTGGATTAAATACGGTAAAGAAGAATTTGCGCTGGCGGTGCCGGATGGCAGGGTGAAAGAAGGGCTCATTACCTGCAATGATAAGGTGCTGAAGGCGAGATTTGATACCTCTGGAAAAGGTTATGATATAGGCGGTGGAGTTTATAAATGGGCGGCTCCCCAAAGCGGTACCCTGCATCTGTATATTGCCGATACAGAGGCTGGATACTCTGATAATACCGGCAGTTTCAGCGTCAATGTATATCGGTAAGAACGGGTCGTTTCGGATACAGCGATTTCAGCCTCATTGATATGGCGGCAGGGATTATGTCCGGCGTTCTCAAACCGATATCTTATTCATTCCAATATTATTCGCAGAAGTCAGCAGATGATAAGAAGACTAATCAACAATATTCTCTGGTACTCTACCGGGTGGGTGTTTTTTGGCCTGATAGTGCTCAGTGGAATCGCAGGGGGACTGGCGGCTTCAGTCCTGCATTTTACTACAACGGATGCATTCCTGGCCGCATTTTGCCTTTTTCTGTTGCTGTCATTGCCCGTTTGCTTCTGGCTGCACCGGTTATCTCGCATACACCGGCGTCAGTAATGTACACGCCCACAAGGAGTGTCCCTGTGAGCGTGTAGTGTCCAGTGCTGAGCATGCGCAGTCGCGTTACTGGCGCTTATCCTGCAACGCCTTCAGGGGTAAACGCCATACGTCATAGCGCTCCTGGCCAGGTTTGACCGCGCCAGCAAAATGGTCGTTCAGGCTGCTGGAGGTAAAGATCAGATCCCCGTCCGGATTGATGGCCGGCGTGTCCGGCCAGTGTACGCCGTCGTTTGACGCCATCAGGGTCATTGAGCCGCGCTTCGGTTCATACCTGACAATACCGTTGTGTGTCACATCGGTGATATAGAGGTTGCCTTTGGCATCGGTCACGATACCGTCGGTATTGCCTCCCACCGAACCAAGATCCCGGATCTGTGCCGCAATCTGCGTATCGTCAGCACCAGGCTTTCGCAGAATGTCAGTCGGTACCGCAAACGCATGGGTCCCTGTCGTCACCGTCCAGTAGAGCGTGCCGGTATCCGGAGACAGCGCAATACCGTTGATGCCAATCAGTAATGGATGACCTGGCCAGACTTCAGCCCCGTGCGAGACGACTTTCACACCCGGCTCAATCTGCAGGTCTGGATGACGGTCGAGCACGCGTCGGGCAGTGCCGGTTGCGAAATCGGCGATGATAAGACCGACGCGGTTCTCAGGCGCACTGCGCGAGCCGCTGTCGGAGATGTAAGCGACACGACGCGTCTCATCAACAACCACATCATTGAGGAAGCTCGCCTTGCGGTCTGCCACACTATCCAGTGGAATGCGTTTGATCGTGCGGCCGGTATTCAGATCCAGCACCATCAGTTTCTGCGAACCCACGGGGGATTCCGCTTCTCCCGCGACGAACCCCATATCCAGGGCCCACAGCCAGCCATTCTTACGGTCAATATAGAAGCCAAGCACGTTACGCAGGTTCTGATCGGGAGCGGTTTCCACCGCATTCCCCTCGCGGGACGGAAATGCCGTGAGGCGCGCCGGTCCGGTCTGAACGGTCGTATCAAGAATACTTAACGTCGCGGGTGCACCGGCTGAAACCAGTCGGGGGGTACTGACAAAGGCTCTTCCCATTGCATCAAAGTGGATGCCTGCGATGGGCGCGTTAACCGAGCCGGAAAACGGCGTCGGCGTTTCCCCCTTCTCAGGCGTATTCCAGGTTACGCCGGTATAGCTGCGCCAGCGCTCAAGAGGGGCCTGGTTCGCTGCGCTGGCTACGCTCGCAAAAGAGAACAACATTGCCATCGCGATGGCGGACATATTACGGGTACGTTTGAACATTTCTATGCTCCGGTAAATAGGGGAAAGCAGGGGACACTGATTCCCCTCAGGTCATTACGGCTGCTGCATTAAAGAATGGAGCGGAAGGTGCCGCCTTCGACGCGCACCGCGGCGCCGTTAGAGGCAGCGCCCAACGGGCTTGCCAGCAGCGCGACCATCGCGGCTATCTCATCAGCATCGATCATTCGCGCGATAAGAGAGCTGGGACGGTAGGTCTGGAAGAAATTCGCTTCGATCTCCTGGTCGGTCATACCCGGTGCAGGTGCGGTCTGGCGCAGGTATTCGATAATGCCGTCGGAGCGGGTCGCTGAAGGCAGTACGCTGTTGACCGTAACGCCCGTCCCCTTCGTGAGTTCGGCCATTCCGCGCGAAACGGCGAGTTGCGCCGACTTGCTGACGCCGTAATGCACCATGTCTGGCGGCGTGAACGCGCCGACTTCGCTCGACATAAAAATCACCCGGCCCCAGTTGCGTTCCAGCATGCGCGGGAAGTAATGCCGTGACAGGCGAACGCCGGACATGACATTGATGTTGAACATGTTCAGCCACTCATCATCGGTGATGTCGGCGAAGTCTCGGGCTTCATAAAAGCCCAGGTTGTTGATGAGAATATCGGTGTCAGGGCAGGCCGCGATCAGGGCTTTTGCCCCCTCAGCGTTTCCCAGGTCGGCAACGATGGCGGTGACCTGCGCCTGAGGCTGAGCGGCGGTAATGTCTGCCACGGCGTTTTGCAATTTCGCGTGGTCACGACCAGTAATGGTGACGGCCACGCCTTCGCGCGCCAGCGTGCGGGCGATGGCCAGACCAATCCCCGCGGTTGCGCCAGTAACGAGTGCTGTCTTACCGGTGAGTTGAAGATCCATGATTTTACCCTCTGGTGATGAATGCGCACACTTTACTCATCACCCAACTGGAGATAAATTAGCGGAATTGAAAAACATTTGTTCCTGAAAGAGCATAATGAGCAGAAAATTCGATTATCTTGGCGATGTTGAGGTCTTCATCGCTGTCGTTGAACACGGCTCATTTACTGCTGCTGCCGTCGCCCTGTCCACCACACCCTCGGTGTTGAGTCGTGCGGTTTCTCGCCTCGAGACGCGTCTGGGACGACAGCTTTTACAGAGAACCACCCGTCGGGTAGGCCTGACCGAGGCAGGGCGAGTCTATCTGGAGCAGGCGCGCTCTGCTTTTTCCCTGCTGGATGAAGCCGAACGTGATGGGCAGGGCCAGGAAGGCGACCTGACCGGACGCGTGCGCATGAGTGTACCGACGACCTACGGTCACTATCGCCTGCCGCCCTTGCTGGCGCGATTCTCCCAACACTACCCGCGCGTTCAGGTGGATCTGAACATCACCAACCGCAACGTCGACCTGATTGCTGAAGGGTTCGATCTGGCGATTCGTTTGGGTCAGATGCCCGACAGTGGTTTAGTCGCGCGTAAACTGGAGGATGCCGCTTTGCTGCTGGTCGCATCACCCGCGTACCTTCACAGGATGGGGACTCCGCAAACGCTGGATGATTTGCACCGACACATGTGTCTGCCGTTTATTTTGCCGCGCACCGGTCGCATCGCTCCGTGGGTGTTTCGGGAAGACGAACGCGATGTGGACTGGCTACCCGCTTCACCTATCGAAACATCGGATGATGTGCTGGGTGTCGTCTCCCTGGCTGAACACGGTATGGGGATTTGCCAGAGCTATGAATTTATCGTCCAGGACAGGATACAGCGCGGTCAACTGGTGGAGGTGCTTCCTCACCTTCGCGGACGCTCGCGGCCGTTCTCGGTGATCTTCGCGCCACACCGGCGCCAGTCCGCTGCCACCCGCGCGATGATTGATCTCCTGACCACGCAATAACGACAAGGGAAGGGTGCAATATGAAAAAAACGTCTTATTCGTTTTTGATTCCAGCGATTGTTGGGGTATTGACGCTGGTAATTTGTTTTATTACCTGGCGCGTAGAAATTTACCGTGTGACATTTATTAACGCTCTCGCAATGCAATACATCGCGACCGGCTCATTGCTCTTGTCGCTGGTTTTGATGGTCATTTTTATCTGGAAGGGACGGTTGAAAGGTTGGCCGTTTTCTGAGCGTCTAAAAGTGTTCATTGGCACCTTTATTATCAGCATGCCTCTCGCCATTTTCGTCGTCTTTACGGCGGTTTATTTACTGGATGGGAAAGTGTCGTCCTGGAGTGCTCCTTACAAATATAAATCTGTAGGCAGATATAATTGTGAAGGGGCTGAAGTATATGAACCTGAACTGAAAGAGAAGATACGTATTTGTCACCCAATGGGCGACTATCAACTCGATAATACCTTATATGTTGAAAAACGCAGTAATGCGCTGGGTATCGTGGTGCTTTGGGCTATCACGCGCTCATGAACAGGGGAAAGCCTCAGTGGCGCAACATGACGTCTAGCCCGCCTCCAGCATCCCAAAACTTACAATCCGCGATCGACCCAGTTCTTTAGCCCGGTACAACGCCACATCGGCTGCACGCAGCAGGTTGTCACTCTGGGCGTGCTGCGGATAGCTGGCGATACCAATCGAAACATCGACTGGCCCAATCTCCGTGAGTCCATAACGTAGCGACAACCCTTGTACGCCGTTGTAAATCTGTTGAGCACAGTCATGCGCTTCTTCTTCATCAGCACCGGAAAGCAGTACTAAAAACTCCTCCCCGCCGTAGCGGAAAGCCATTCCGTTGTCATGGGTAGCCCGCTGAACAATCGTCGCTACGCTTTTAATAACCTGATCACCCGCTTCATGGCCAAACCGGTCATTAATGCTCTTGAAGTGATCGATATCGATCATCATGCAACTCAGTGGTTCGCCGTTACGAATGGCCTGTGTCATTTGGGTATGAAGCGTATCTTCCAGATGATGGCGATTACGCAAGCCGGTCAGCGGGTCGAACAATGCTTTTTCCAGCAACGCATCGCGTAGCCGCTGGTTTGCCAGCGCCAGACCGAGCGCTTCGGCCATCAGTTCGAGATAAGCACGGGCAGGGGCATTTTCCGCGGTGATATTCTGGAATGAGAGTAGACCAATGGCCTCGCCCTGGGCAATAAGCGGCACGCACAGCGAACGATACACCAGTGATTCCGGCAGATGATAGCAGGCGATATCCGGCTTACCGCTGAACGGGGGATGGCTCTGACCACGCCTTACTGCCCAGCATTCGTCAGGATGAAACATCATCTCCTCTCCCGTGGGGGAGAGCCACTGGGCAACGCAGCGCATCTGCCAGGGATCGCGGTCAAGGACATAGAGCCGGCCAGGGACCCCCGGGGCGATATTGGGGGCAAACAGCTCCGCCACGTTGATAACATCGGTAAAGTTCTCACACCCTTGCAGCCGCTGCGTCATGCGGGCCAGCAGTTCGCGGACAGCCCAGTCGGCGTCGCGCTCTTTTTCCAGCCGTTGCCGGGCAAGGCCGTTTTCACGAAAAATACGGATCGCCTGCGCCATATCGCCAATCTCATCAATCTGATTAAAATTCGGCGTTTCGACGGCGTAATCCTGCGACGCCAGACGGTGTACCACGTCGCTCAGACGCACCACGGGGCGCAGCACGCGACGTTTCAGGATAAAGCCCAGGACAAACAGAAACAGCAGGGCGGTCAGGCCAACCATCAGTTCAGAGGCCGTACGCAGCGCTTTCGATTTTTTGGTGGCATCCTGCACGGACGCAATCACCCGCTTGTCGAGGATCTGGCGAAAGTGATCAATCTGGTTTTGTGCGCGTTCCAGCGCCTGCTCATAGGGGGCACCATAAAGCAGGGCAATGGCCTGGGCATCTTCTCCCCGTTCTGTACTGGTGAGGGCCGTCTGCTGTTCATCCTGTAGCTCATCGATAATCTTGAGACCTTCCCGCAGCAGGGCCAGCTCCTCATCGGACGCGCCGTTATCGCGCAGTTTATCCAGCCTCAGCTCGACATTTTTCAGGTTGTTCTCTGACTGGCTGTATTGTCTGAGGGTTTGCGGATCTTTTTTTATTACGTACAGGCGGGCTAAATCGGACTGCGCCCAGGCGTCGGTTTCAATATCCTCCGTCAGCTCATCAAAGCGCTGCCGCTGTTCCACGGCATGACGTTCCACGGTGTCGGCATTGGATGCCATCAGCATGATGATGCCTGAGACAAGGGTCAGGCAGACCGTGGCACCATAGGCCCAGTTAGTTATCGTTGCGATTCGCACCTGTGGATCCTTTTACGACATGAGAAGGATGGCGTTCTTTCAAATTATAGAAAACGTTTGATTTAAGGCGAAAAAAAAGGCGGCACAGTGCCGCCTGGTGTGGTCTTTATCGTCATATCATCACAAATCTGGAGGGTTTTTTCCTTCCTCGATGAAATCCGCATCCAGCTCTTCGGCGTTACCCGCGTGATCGCGACCGGAGAACAGGTTCCAGCAGGCGATGAACAGCGCGGCGATCAGCGGCCCAATAACAAAGCCATTAATGCCGTACAGCTCCATCCCGCCAAGGGTTGAGATGAGGATCAGGTAGTCCGGCATTTTGGTGTCTTTCCCCACCAGCAATGGACGCAGGATGTTGTCCACCAGCCCGACAATGATGACGAAGAAGCCAACGATAAAGAGACCCTGCCAGAGCTGATGCGTGGCGAACAGGAAGATGGCGGCCGGCACCCAGACAATGGCCGAGCCGACGGCCGGAACCAGCGAAAGGAACGCCATCAGCGCGCCCCAGAGTACGCTACCGTCAATGCCAGCGATGGCAAATGCAATCCCGCCGAGCGTGCCCTGAACCACCGCCACTACCGCCGTACCTTTTACCGTTGCCCGCGAGACGCCGACGAATTTGGCGAACAGATGCTGTTTGGCAAAATCAGACAGAGGAAGCGAATCAAGGATCTGGCGTACCAGATACGGACCATCTTTCAGCAGGAAGAACAGCAGATAAAGCATGATGCCGAAGCTGATCGCAAAGCCAAACGTCCCTTTACCAATCAGAAACGCGCTGCCGGCCAGATACTGTCCGCCCTGTAGTGCTACATCGGAGAGTTTTTTCTGGATCTGTGCCGCGTTCGTCAGGTTGTGGTCCGCAAGGAAGCCGCTGGCCCAGCCTGGCAGGTGGTTAAAGATGCTCGCCACCACTTCCGGGAATTGGGTGTTGTTCGCTTGCAGCTTGGTGTACACCACGTTCAGTTCAATGGCGAGCGATGAAAAGATCACCATCAACGGGATAAAGACGATGAGGCAGATAATGCCGATGGTTAACAGCGAAGCCAGTCCGTTGCGATCGCCCATCGCCGCGCGCAGCTTGTTTTTTACCGGGTTAAAGATAACGGTAAGAATGGCGGCCCATAAAATCGCGGAGAAGTAGGGGGAGAGCACGTCGAAGAAAGCCCAGGTGACAAGGGCGAGTATGAAGATAAAGAAACCTTTGGTCAGTCCGTTAAAGCGCATCAGTTGATCCTGTAACGATGAAACTGTGTCGACTATAGAACTGATTGAGGGATTTACCAAGAATTGCGCCGCTGTAAAATCCCGCGTATGAACCCGCTCCTTACGGATACCACTTTCGACTGACCGAAGAACGCCAGGGTCCGCGCCATGCTGTAAGTATCTGCTTGCGGAGGTGCTTATGGCCTGGCGTCCGTTCCTGTATGTGATCCTCACAACCCACCCCAGACTCAGCGCGCGGCGCGCCCGATTACGTCTGGTCGTCTAGCTTTTTCTTAACAATCGCGGTATAACACACCTTCTTTGGATGTTTAGATGTCCATACGTATAGAAGGTAATATGCAAACACAACAAGAAAATGGGCAGCTTAAGCGCACCATGAAAACACGCCACCTGATTATGCTCTCGCTGGGTGGGGTCATTGGGACAGGGCTATTCTTCAATACTGGTTATATCATTTCAACGACCGGGGCGGCGGGAACGCTGCTGGCGTACCTGATTGGCGCGCTGGTGGTCTGGCTGGTGATGCAGTGTCTGGGCGAACTTTCCGTTGCGATGCCGGAAACCGGCGCGTTTCACGTCTATGCCGCCCGCTATCTTGGCCCGGCAACAGGCTATACCGTGGCGTGGCTTTACTGGCTTACCTGGACGGTGGCGCTCGGGTCGAGCTTTACCGCCGCCGGGTTCTGTATGCAGTACTGGTTCCCGCAGGTGCCCGTCTGGACGTGGTGCGTGGTGTTCTGCGTGGTGATCTTCGGCCTTAACGTCATCTCCACGCGCTTCTTTGCCGAAGGCGAGTTCTGGTTCTCGCTGGTGAAAGTCATCACCATTATTGCCTTTATTATTCTTGGCGGTGCTGCGGTGTTTGGCTTTATCCCGATGCAGGACGGTTCTCCCGCGCCGGGCTTAACCAACCTTACCGCCGAAGGCTGGTTCCCGCACGGCGGCCTGCCCATTCTGATGACCATGGTCGCGGTGAACTTCGCCTTCTCCGGGACAGAGCTTATCGGTATCGCGGCGGGTGAGACGGAAAACCCGCACAAGGTGATTCCGGTTGCCATTCGTACCACCATTGCCCGGCTGATCATCTTCTTTATTGGTACCGTGTTTGTGCTGGCCGCGCTGATCCCGATGCATCAGGCGGGCGTGGAAAAAAGTCCGTTTGTACTGGTGTTCGAAAAGGTCGGTATTCCGTACGCGGCTGATATTTTTAACTTCGTGATCCTGACGGCCATCCTGTCGGCGGCGAACTCGGGCCTGTACGCTTCTGGCCGCATGCTCTGGTCGCTCTCGAATGAAAAAACGCTGCCGCGTTGCTTTGCGCGCGTTAATAAAAACGGCGTACCCATGACGGCGATTTCTGTTTCAATGCTTGGCGGCGTACTGGCGCTGTTCTCAAGCGTGGTGGCACCGGACACGGTGTTTGTCGCACTGTCCGCCATCTCAGGCTTTGCTGTGGTGGCGGTCTGGATCAGCATCTGCGCGTCGCATTTTGTCTTCCGTCGTCGCCATCTTCAGTCTGGTCAGCCGCTTTCCGCTCTGCAGTATCGCGCGCCGTGGTATCCGCTGGTGCCGGTGCTTGGCTTTATCCTCTGCGTGGTGGCCTGTGTTGGTCTGGCATTTGACCCGAGTCAGCGTATTGCCCTTTATTGCGGGCTTCCGTTTGTTGCCCTGTGTTATGGTGCCTACTACCTGACCCGAAACATGACATCGCAGGAGCCTGAACATGTCGCAGAATAATCCGCTTACCGCCATCCTTGAAAAACAGCCATTTGTGGTGCTGGATGGCGCGATGGCGACGGAACTGGAAGCGCGCGGTTGTAATCTTGCAGACAGCCTGTGGTCTGCCAAAGTGCTGGTTGAAAACCCGGATCTTATCCGCGACGTTCATCTGGACTACTACCGGGCGGGAGCGCAGGTGGCGATCACCGCCAGCTATCAGGCCACGCCTGCAGGGTTTGCCGCACGAGGCCTGGATGAGGCGCAATCCCGTGCGCTGATTGGCAAAAGCGTGGAGCTGGCGCGTAAGGCGCGCGAAGCGTATCTCGCGGAAAACCCTCGTGCAGGCACGCTGCTGGTCGCGGGATCGGTTGGGCCCTATGGTGCATACCTGGCGGATGGATCTGAGTATCGCGGTGACTACGTGCGAAGCGCAGAAGCGTTTACCGATTTCCATCGCCCGCGCGTGGAAGCGCTGCTGGATGCCGGGGCAGATCTGCTGGCCTGCGAAACGCTGCCATCCTTTGCTGAAATCAAGGCGCTGGCGGCGCTTCTGGCCGAGTATCCCCGGGCCCGGGGATGGTTCTCGTTTACCCTGCGTGACAGCGAGCACCTCAGCGACGGCACGCCGCTGCGCGATGTGATTTCTGCGCTGGAACGCTATCCGCAAATTGTGGCGCTGGGGATCAACTGTATCGCGCTGGAAAATACCACCGCGGCACTGAAACATCTTCACAGCCTCACCGCACTGCCGCTGGTGGTCTACCCGAATTCGGGGGAGCATTATGACGCCGTGACCAAAACCTGGCATCACCATGGCGAAGCCTGCGAAACGCTGGCGGGCTATTTACCCCAGTGGCTGGCGGCCGGGGCGAAGTTGATTGGAGGATGTTGCCGGACCACGCCCAAAGACATTGCGGAGCTAAAGGCGCAGCGCTGATGCTGTGTGTCGTCTGATGCATTCACTTCATCCCTCTCCCGTCGGGAGAGGGAGCCAGAATAAACCCCACAAAATTCACTATCCTTTGCCACTTTTTTTCTAAAAACGAATCGGAATTAACGATTCTTTTTTATTCCTTTATCAAAATTCCTGCGCCGGAAATACTGCCCTCATAACAACAAGGGGAGCAGTCACAATGGCAATTTCATCGCGAATTACACTTCTCGGCGCGCTGGCGCTGTGGGCATTTCAGGCACAGGCGGTAGACGTTACCGTCGCGTATCAAACCTCTGCGGAACCGGCAAAAGTTGCGCAGGCGGATAACACCTTCGCCAAAGAAAGCGGCGCGAAGGTGGACTGGCGTAAATTCGACAGCGGGGCAGCCGTCGTGCGCGCATTAGCGTCCGGCGATGTGCAGATTGGCAATATTGGTTCCAGCCCGCTGGCAGTGGCTGCCAGCCAGCAGGTGCCTGTTGAGGTTTTCCTGCTGGCGTCACAGCTCGGGAACTCTGAAGCCCTGGTCGTGAAGAAAAACATCACCCGGCCGGAAGATCTGATTGGCAAACGCATCGCCGTGCCGTTTATCTCCACCACCCATTACAGCCTGCTGGCGGCGCTCAAACACTGGGGCATCAAGCCGGGTCAGGTGCAGATCATCAACCTGCAGCCACCCGCAATTATTGCCGCCTGGCAGCGTGGGGATATCGACGGCGCTTACGTCTGGGCACCTGCCGTGAATGAGCTGGAAAAAGACGGCACCGTGCTGACCGATTCCGAACAGGTGGGGCAGTGGGGCTCGCCGACGCTCGACGTATGGGTCGTGCGTAAAGACTTCGCGGAGAAACACCCTGACGTGGTGAAGGCGTTTGCTAAAAGCGCCATTGACGCCCAGCAGCCTTATCTCAGCAACCCCGATGCGTGGCTGAAAGAGACGGGCAATCTGGAAAAACTGTCGCGCCTGAGCGGCGTTCCGGAAGCGGACGTGCCGGGGCTGGTGAAAGGCAATACCTATCTCACGCCTGCACAACAGGTCCAGCAGCTCAATGGACCGGTCAATAAAGCGATTGTCGATACCGCTACGTTTCTGAAAGAGCAGGGCAAAGTGCCTGCGGTGGCGACAGATTACAGCCAGTACGTGACCGATCGCTTTGTGAAATAAGGGGGAAGCGATGCTGAATATTACAAATCTGTCTGCTGATTACGGCGGTAAACCTGTGCTGGAGGAGATCAACCTGACGCTGGACAGCGGTGAATTGCTGGTCGTGCTGGGTCCGTCCGGGTGCGGCAAAACCACGCTGCTGAATCTGATCGCCGGGTTTGTACCGTATCAGCATGGTTCCATCCAGCTGGAAGGGAAACGGGTCGAGGGCCCGGGTGCAGAGCGCGGCGTGGTCTTTCAGAGTGAAGGGCTGCTTCCGTGGCGCAACGTGCAGGAAAACGTCGCCTTCGGCCTGCAGCTTGCGGGGATTCACCGTGAACAACGGCTGGCGACCGCGCGTGAGATGCTAAAAAAGGTGGGGCTGGAGGGCGCTGAAAAACGTTTTATCTGGCAGCTTTCCGGTGGCCAGCGTCAACGGGTCGGGATTGCCCGCGCGCTGGCGGCAAACCCACAGCTGTTGCTGCTGGATGAGCCGTTTGGTGCGCTGGACGCCTTCACCCGTGAGCAGATGCAAACGCTGCTTTTGCGCCTGTGGCACGAAACGGGCAAGCAGGTACTGCTGATTACCCACGATATCGAAGAGGCGGTGTTTATGGCGACCGAACTGGTGTTGCTTTCGCCGGGGCCGGGTCGTGTGCTGGAGCGGTTGCCGCTCAGCTTTGCCCGTCGCTATGTGGCCGGTGAACCGGTCCGCAGTATCAAATCCGATCCGCTGTTTATTGAACAGCGCGAATATGTTTTAAGCCGCGTATTTGAACAACGGGAGGCATTCTCATGAGCATTGTCTTCAGTGAAAAAACGCGCCGTCCTCGTCTCGCGTTACGCTGGCCGTTCTCTCGCCAGATCACGCTGAGTGCGGGCACGTTGCTGGTATTGCTCGCGGTCTGGTGGGCGGTGGCAGCGCAACAGTGGGTTAGCCCGTTGTTCCTTCCGCCACCGGGACAGGTGCTGGCGAAACTCATCACCATCGCCGGGCCGCAGGGTTTTATGGATGCCACGC from Enterobacter ludwigii includes the following:
- the mmuP gene encoding S-methylmethionine permease, which gives rise to MQTQQENGQLKRTMKTRHLIMLSLGGVIGTGLFFNTGYIISTTGAAGTLLAYLIGALVVWLVMQCLGELSVAMPETGAFHVYAARYLGPATGYTVAWLYWLTWTVALGSSFTAAGFCMQYWFPQVPVWTWCVVFCVVIFGLNVISTRFFAEGEFWFSLVKVITIIAFIILGGAAVFGFIPMQDGSPAPGLTNLTAEGWFPHGGLPILMTMVAVNFAFSGTELIGIAAGETENPHKVIPVAIRTTIARLIIFFIGTVFVLAALIPMHQAGVEKSPFVLVFEKVGIPYAADIFNFVILTAILSAANSGLYASGRMLWSLSNEKTLPRCFARVNKNGVPMTAISVSMLGGVLALFSSVVAPDTVFVALSAISGFAVVAVWISICASHFVFRRRHLQSGQPLSALQYRAPWYPLVPVLGFILCVVACVGLAFDPSQRIALYCGLPFVALCYGAYYLTRNMTSQEPEHVAE
- the mmuM gene encoding homocysteine S-methyltransferase, with the translated sequence MSQNNPLTAILEKQPFVVLDGAMATELEARGCNLADSLWSAKVLVENPDLIRDVHLDYYRAGAQVAITASYQATPAGFAARGLDEAQSRALIGKSVELARKAREAYLAENPRAGTLLVAGSVGPYGAYLADGSEYRGDYVRSAEAFTDFHRPRVEALLDAGADLLACETLPSFAEIKALAALLAEYPRARGWFSFTLRDSEHLSDGTPLRDVISALERYPQIVALGINCIALENTTAALKHLHSLTALPLVVYPNSGEHYDAVTKTWHHHGEACETLAGYLPQWLAAGAKLIGGCCRTTPKDIAELKAQR
- the tauA gene encoding taurine ABC transporter substrate-binding protein — encoded protein: MAISSRITLLGALALWAFQAQAVDVTVAYQTSAEPAKVAQADNTFAKESGAKVDWRKFDSGAAVVRALASGDVQIGNIGSSPLAVAASQQVPVEVFLLASQLGNSEALVVKKNITRPEDLIGKRIAVPFISTTHYSLLAALKHWGIKPGQVQIINLQPPAIIAAWQRGDIDGAYVWAPAVNELEKDGTVLTDSEQVGQWGSPTLDVWVVRKDFAEKHPDVVKAFAKSAIDAQQPYLSNPDAWLKETGNLEKLSRLSGVPEADVPGLVKGNTYLTPAQQVQQLNGPVNKAIVDTATFLKEQGKVPAVATDYSQYVTDRFVK
- the tauB gene encoding taurine ABC transporter ATP-binding subunit, which produces MLNITNLSADYGGKPVLEEINLTLDSGELLVVLGPSGCGKTTLLNLIAGFVPYQHGSIQLEGKRVEGPGAERGVVFQSEGLLPWRNVQENVAFGLQLAGIHREQRLATAREMLKKVGLEGAEKRFIWQLSGGQRQRVGIARALAANPQLLLLDEPFGALDAFTREQMQTLLLRLWHETGKQVLLITHDIEEAVFMATELVLLSPGPGRVLERLPLSFARRYVAGEPVRSIKSDPLFIEQREYVLSRVFEQREAFS